In the Pyrolobus fumarii 1A genome, one interval contains:
- the cobT gene encoding nicotinate mononucleotide-dependent phosphoribosyltransferase CobT, translated as MQGYRVVRGDASRALDALRNAPTMFFVVFAASSKTSTIPGITAAGPTPEATLYTPTLDIEYLVTGRPLTMDVIPVTPEGIPTPAVVTRASLQLVNDARIVVVDAGVYREPLIPHVKLPSRRVGGRIDVEPALPPGTASKLYEEAKLLAHMLVGKAGNATTLVVGETIPAGTTTAMCIMEGLGFNAAGRVSSSMPGNPHNLKQQVLRAALERSGLRRGDNPFKVIEEVGDPLHVSVAGFVAGAVEKGATVILAGGTQMASVLAILSRLGIDTSRVAVATTRWLIDDPSSDLPGLIAEIAPDTPLIAVDISFHDAPYKGLRAYEEGYVKEGVGMGGAMLAALVRGGRAPREVVEAAYSEYARLVGNDSKARG; from the coding sequence ATGCAGGGATATCGAGTTGTGCGCGGCGACGCCAGCAGGGCTCTAGATGCGTTGAGGAACGCCCCTACAATGTTCTTTGTAGTGTTCGCGGCGTCGAGCAAGACCTCGACAATACCGGGGATTACTGCTGCCGGGCCTACACCCGAAGCGACGCTATACACGCCAACGCTTGATATCGAGTATCTCGTCACGGGTAGGCCGTTGACTATGGACGTTATCCCGGTGACGCCGGAGGGCATCCCTACACCTGCTGTTGTAACCAGAGCATCGCTCCAGCTGGTCAACGACGCAAGAATAGTCGTTGTCGATGCTGGCGTCTACCGCGAGCCGTTGATACCGCATGTCAAGCTGCCTTCAAGGCGTGTAGGTGGACGGATAGACGTGGAGCCAGCCCTGCCACCAGGCACAGCATCAAAGCTCTACGAGGAGGCCAAGCTTCTTGCTCACATGCTCGTGGGGAAGGCGGGGAACGCCACCACCCTAGTGGTTGGCGAGACTATACCCGCGGGCACGACAACAGCCATGTGCATCATGGAGGGTCTCGGGTTTAACGCTGCCGGTAGGGTCAGTAGCTCGATGCCAGGCAACCCGCATAACCTCAAGCAGCAGGTACTGAGAGCTGCACTCGAGAGGAGCGGGTTGAGACGTGGCGACAATCCATTCAAAGTGATCGAGGAGGTTGGTGACCCGCTCCACGTCTCTGTTGCAGGCTTCGTGGCGGGCGCGGTCGAGAAGGGAGCCACAGTGATACTAGCCGGGGGTACACAGATGGCATCCGTGCTAGCGATACTATCGAGGCTCGGCATAGACACGAGTAGAGTAGCCGTGGCCACCACAAGATGGCTAATTGATGACCCCTCCTCAGACCTCCCCGGGCTCATCGCCGAGATAGCACCGGACACCCCCCTCATAGCGGTCGACATCTCCTTCCATGACGCGCCGTACAAGGGTCTACGCGCCTACGAGGAGGGCTATGTGAAAGAGGGTGTAGGTATGGGTGGGGCTATGCTCGCGGCACTAGTGCGCGGCGGGAGAGCGCCACGAGAAGTAGTAGAGGCTGCCTATTCCGAGTACGCGAGGCTCGTGGGCAATGATAGCAAAGCTAGAGGTTGA
- a CDS encoding cobalamin biosynthesis protein, with amino-acid sequence MQLCSLAGVHWLCPDARLLLASLALGLLLDRLYPWHSGLLLAIHPVRTTYVLALRLAPPGSSRARGVIAWFVVVAGHLAIYSFALYVAWMVSPLVWLAIAAYIVKVSCPLYPLFDVVEKIRKCMYSGDWVCARRYTQWIVRRDVAKLDEKHVVSAALESLAESLVDGYTSPITYYVLFGPIGSLFQRLVNTMDSALGYKTPEYIEAGWFSARMDDLINYLPARLTALTMIAAALALPGFDAGRAWRVWRRWASATESPNAGHPMAALAGALGVWLEKPGHYVINPEGVDPEPGDLPRGLKLARVAALLYTVGAAALLLF; translated from the coding sequence TTGCAACTATGCAGCCTAGCAGGTGTGCACTGGCTTTGTCCCGATGCGCGTCTTCTCCTCGCCTCGCTTGCCCTGGGATTGTTGCTGGATCGGTTGTATCCGTGGCATAGCGGTCTGCTCCTTGCTATACACCCTGTGAGGACGACATATGTCCTGGCGCTTAGGCTTGCGCCACCGGGCTCAAGCAGAGCGCGTGGTGTGATAGCGTGGTTTGTCGTTGTGGCGGGCCACCTAGCCATATACTCGTTTGCGTTGTATGTTGCGTGGATGGTATCGCCTCTCGTGTGGCTGGCTATAGCCGCGTATATCGTTAAGGTATCGTGTCCTCTCTACCCGCTCTTCGACGTCGTCGAGAAGATACGCAAGTGTATGTACAGTGGCGACTGGGTGTGCGCCAGGCGCTATACCCAGTGGATCGTGAGGCGTGATGTGGCAAAGCTTGACGAGAAGCATGTGGTTTCCGCGGCTCTCGAGTCGCTCGCCGAGAGCCTCGTTGACGGGTACACCTCTCCCATAACCTACTATGTGCTGTTCGGGCCGATAGGTTCCCTCTTCCAGCGGCTCGTCAATACAATGGACTCCGCGTTGGGTTACAAGACGCCAGAGTACATCGAAGCCGGGTGGTTCTCGGCGAGAATGGACGACTTGATCAACTACCTACCGGCTAGGCTGACGGCACTGACTATGATAGCGGCGGCTCTAGCTCTGCCAGGCTTTGATGCAGGGAGAGCCTGGCGGGTATGGCGCAGGTGGGCAAGTGCCACTGAGAGCCCGAACGCCGGCCACCCTATGGCGGCTTTAGCCGGTGCACTTGGCGTATGGTTAGAGAAGCCGGGCCACTATGTGATAAACCCTGAGGGTGTCGATCCGGAGCCTGGCGATTTACCTAGAGGCCTAAAGCTGGCTAGGGTAGCGGCGCTGCTCTACACTGTTGGCGCGGCGGCTCTACTCTTATTCTGA
- a CDS encoding Lrp/AsnC family transcriptional regulator, translating into MHIGLGEFERRALMLLQYEFPLDSLDPFEHVAVKLGVDTDHLLSALQRLAEQGILKRVGFYVNPRSRRKSVALVAFRGGNVDKAASLCASDDEVTHCYERDGGEWRVWVVRRARSIDELLSWAASFARNIGADGFEVLVARRVHRLSVKYDLYRGVSRAGPYTRVVLNPPSPEELGLPSELPALVRSLPLSRRPYASIAERLGLREEDVLQGVKLLLERGVLGDPGAVLDGHRIGFRYNAMVVAWPRTSTERLCEEIVDNIPEATHIVERLPYPSDTKAYWAPTCYAMVHGVSRDVIEPVIRRVEQLDSVDRVEVLYSVRDLKPGAER; encoded by the coding sequence GTGCATATAGGGCTTGGCGAGTTTGAGCGTCGTGCATTGATGCTGCTTCAGTACGAGTTTCCACTCGACTCTCTCGACCCCTTCGAGCATGTAGCGGTGAAGCTCGGGGTTGATACCGATCATCTTCTCTCGGCGTTGCAGAGGCTCGCTGAGCAAGGTATCCTGAAGCGTGTGGGGTTCTATGTCAACCCGCGGAGTAGGAGGAAGAGTGTAGCTCTCGTAGCTTTCCGTGGTGGCAATGTGGATAAGGCTGCTTCTCTTTGTGCTAGCGACGATGAGGTGACTCACTGTTATGAGAGGGATGGCGGCGAGTGGAGAGTGTGGGTTGTGCGTAGGGCTCGTAGTATCGACGAACTTCTATCCTGGGCGGCGAGCTTCGCGCGCAACATTGGGGCCGATGGCTTCGAGGTGCTCGTTGCTAGGAGGGTGCATAGGCTTAGCGTGAAGTACGACTTGTATCGTGGTGTTAGTAGAGCTGGCCCCTATACACGTGTTGTCCTCAACCCGCCTTCGCCGGAGGAGCTTGGCTTGCCCTCCGAGCTTCCAGCACTGGTTAGGAGTTTACCCCTCTCTAGGAGGCCCTACGCGAGTATCGCCGAGAGGCTCGGGTTGAGAGAGGAGGATGTGCTGCAGGGTGTGAAGCTGTTACTCGAGAGGGGTGTGCTTGGCGACCCGGGCGCAGTCCTAGACGGTCACCGTATCGGCTTCAGGTACAACGCTATGGTGGTGGCTTGGCCTCGTACTAGCACCGAGAGGCTATGCGAAGAGATCGTTGACAACATACCCGAGGCTACTCATATCGTTGAGAGGCTGCCCTACCCGAGCGACACGAAAGCATACTGGGCGCCCACGTGCTACGCGATGGTGCACGGCGTCTCGCGTGACGTTATCGAGCCTGTGATAAGACGTGTAGAGCAGCTGGATAGTGTTGACCGTGTGGAGGTTCTCTACTCTGTTCGTGACTTGAAACCAGGGGCCGAGAGGTGA
- a CDS encoding radical SAM/SPASM domain-containing protein: protein MIPVTVMVTGRGTVSTRLKGHYGRGRPSRFTDVLRPVVFWNITYQCNLKCAHCYIRALAEKSPDELSTSEAVRVAKEIAEIGSPLVIFSGGEPLLRRDLFEIASVFRGTRTRPALSTNGTLIDEVVANELKKAGFVYVGVSIDSINPVWHDEFRGVKGAFEAAIRGVRASVEAGIPTGLRTTITRENAKEVPRVLELAEELGAERLSYYILDTVGRGVGLREYLPTPEQLKWVADRLVEEAKKHENVEIEIVRANFVGIYLADKLASTKEEFMEYLAMLQGQGDCGRKTVSIYPNGEVRPCQFIDWVSLGNVKEQDLRHILRPDNPNLQPYLEIHKRLRGEKCGKCPFRYVCGGGSRSRARIVTGDEWGDDPACFIDPIEIARKWGLDPSKPILPEDLAPYMKS from the coding sequence TTGATACCCGTCACCGTCATGGTAACCGGGCGTGGCACGGTCTCCACGAGGCTCAAGGGGCATTACGGTCGTGGGAGGCCTAGTAGGTTCACGGATGTTCTTCGCCCCGTAGTCTTCTGGAATATAACCTACCAGTGCAACTTGAAATGCGCTCATTGCTATATACGCGCGTTGGCCGAGAAGAGTCCAGACGAGCTCTCAACCTCTGAGGCTGTCCGGGTTGCGAAGGAGATAGCGGAGATTGGTTCACCCCTCGTCATATTCTCGGGTGGCGAGCCCCTACTGAGACGCGACCTTTTCGAGATAGCATCGGTGTTTAGGGGTACGAGGACGAGGCCTGCGCTGAGCACTAACGGGACTCTCATAGACGAGGTTGTAGCAAATGAGTTGAAGAAAGCCGGGTTCGTGTACGTGGGCGTGAGTATCGACAGCATCAACCCCGTGTGGCACGATGAGTTCAGGGGTGTTAAGGGTGCGTTCGAAGCAGCGATACGGGGTGTGAGAGCTTCCGTCGAGGCTGGCATCCCTACGGGTCTACGCACAACCATAACCAGGGAGAACGCGAAGGAAGTCCCACGCGTCCTCGAGCTTGCCGAGGAGCTAGGCGCCGAGAGGCTATCATACTACATACTCGATACTGTTGGGAGAGGTGTCGGTCTACGCGAATACCTCCCGACACCAGAGCAACTCAAATGGGTTGCGGATCGCCTGGTGGAAGAGGCGAAGAAGCACGAGAACGTGGAGATAGAGATAGTTAGGGCTAACTTTGTGGGCATCTACCTAGCTGACAAGCTGGCTTCAACCAAAGAAGAGTTCATGGAGTACCTCGCGATGCTTCAGGGTCAGGGTGACTGTGGCAGGAAGACCGTGAGTATCTACCCGAATGGCGAGGTTAGGCCATGCCAGTTTATCGATTGGGTGTCACTAGGCAACGTGAAGGAGCAAGATCTTAGGCATATATTGAGGCCCGACAACCCAAACCTGCAGCCATACCTCGAGATACACAAGAGGCTTAGAGGCGAGAAGTGCGGCAAGTGCCCATTCCGCTATGTCTGCGGCGGGGGCTCGAGAAGCCGGGCGAGAATAGTGACCGGCGACGAGTGGGGCGACGACCCTGCATGCTTCATAGACCCGATCGAGATAGCGAGAAAGTGGGGTCTCGACCCAAGCAAGCCCATACTCCCAGAGGATCTAGCGCCCTACATGAAGAGCTAG
- the hemA gene encoding glutamyl-tRNA reductase gives MKTLDSLYMVGVDWKMVDTAKLAVLEGRVDDVYELLYPHVDELVVLPTCNRFEVYMVRGNGCSMCIEEVLRFIRLHVGVEKPRVLRGVEAARHLFRVASGLESMVLGEPEILGQVKRAFEYALKRAYTGKLLDLVFRYAIKTGKRVRSETGIGKGSIGIPGAAVILAEEKLGTLKDKIVGVIGAGEAGSIIASLAAKKGAAKILIANRSFERARSLAKSLGEIAEPVEWGLLERLMTESDVVFAAITVDRPVIPASVSRSARRGLVVIDISNVPVFESLPEWVEYHGFNEVVEVARRMAEVRRSEVPKAEKIIEEELNKLMRAVKKRIADEAIETMMKFAKAMVDNEVRRAVSVLRGRGIDVGAVEDVLRDLAWSSVRKSLRPLIIALQEAAEAGRIRMLEEVRTVFEKEYAKVVAKID, from the coding sequence TTGAAGACTCTCGATAGTCTCTATATGGTTGGTGTCGATTGGAAAATGGTGGATACAGCGAAGCTTGCGGTACTAGAGGGACGTGTGGACGACGTATATGAGCTACTATACCCGCATGTCGATGAGCTCGTAGTCCTCCCAACCTGTAACCGTTTCGAGGTGTACATGGTACGCGGTAACGGGTGCAGCATGTGCATAGAGGAGGTTTTGCGCTTCATACGTCTACATGTCGGTGTGGAGAAGCCACGCGTTCTCCGCGGGGTCGAGGCGGCGCGGCACCTGTTCCGTGTTGCATCGGGCCTCGAGTCTATGGTTCTAGGTGAACCGGAGATACTAGGGCAGGTTAAGCGTGCCTTCGAGTATGCGTTGAAGAGGGCGTATACCGGTAAGCTTCTCGATCTTGTGTTCCGCTATGCGATCAAGACCGGGAAGAGGGTGCGTAGCGAGACCGGGATAGGCAAGGGTAGCATAGGTATACCCGGTGCGGCGGTCATCCTCGCCGAGGAGAAGCTGGGGACGCTCAAAGACAAGATAGTTGGCGTGATTGGGGCTGGCGAAGCTGGCTCGATCATAGCGTCGCTTGCGGCCAAGAAGGGTGCGGCAAAGATACTCATAGCTAATCGTAGCTTTGAGCGGGCACGTAGTCTCGCTAAGAGCCTTGGCGAGATAGCCGAGCCGGTAGAATGGGGCTTGCTCGAAAGACTCATGACGGAGAGCGATGTCGTATTTGCAGCGATCACTGTAGACCGTCCTGTGATACCGGCTAGTGTTTCGCGGAGTGCACGTAGGGGCTTGGTTGTGATAGACATCTCCAACGTTCCTGTTTTCGAATCCCTACCGGAATGGGTCGAGTATCACGGTTTCAACGAGGTTGTTGAGGTCGCGAGGAGAATGGCCGAGGTTAGGCGTAGCGAGGTGCCCAAAGCGGAGAAGATAATTGAGGAGGAGCTAAACAAGTTGATGAGAGCCGTTAAGAAGAGGATAGCCGATGAAGCCATAGAGACTATGATGAAATTTGCAAAGGCGATGGTTGACAATGAGGTTAGGAGAGCGGTCTCGGTGCTTCGCGGCCGCGGTATAGACGTTGGGGCGGTGGAGGACGTACTCCGTGACCTGGCGTGGAGTAGTGTAAGGAAGTCGCTAAGGCCGCTTATCATAGCGTTGCAGGAGGCTGCCGAGGCCGGAAGAATAAGGATGTTGGAAGAGGTGCGCACTGTCTTCGAGAAGGAGTATGCAAAGGTTGTCGCGAAGATAGACTAG
- a CDS encoding precorrin-2 dehydrogenase/sirohydrochlorin ferrochelatase family protein — protein MRLPLWIEAKALNVVVFGGGKVGTRRALKFLDAGARVTVVSLEFSDELLKAASASDRLCLIKGDARTIDLDSILKDAHIVVIAVPDEEARRIIWEAAKRNNALVNDATDAEATEVVVPYEASVNSIRVAVTTEGKSGVTARHALQKIVKLLENDRELATMLEALWWAKRYMKSVIPDGRARFPIYFEIERDPRFMEAVRRGDVEEAKRVAKEIIDAHAAGRKP, from the coding sequence GTGAGGCTGCCCCTGTGGATAGAGGCTAAGGCGCTCAATGTAGTCGTGTTCGGCGGGGGTAAGGTTGGCACACGCAGGGCACTCAAGTTCCTCGATGCCGGTGCACGTGTAACTGTGGTCTCATTAGAGTTTAGCGACGAGTTGTTGAAGGCCGCCTCGGCTAGTGATAGACTCTGCCTCATAAAGGGAGACGCACGCACAATAGACTTGGATAGTATCTTGAAAGATGCGCACATAGTCGTGATAGCGGTCCCCGATGAGGAGGCTAGAAGGATCATATGGGAGGCTGCAAAGAGGAATAATGCGCTTGTTAACGATGCTACCGATGCTGAAGCTACTGAGGTTGTCGTGCCGTATGAGGCTAGTGTGAACAGCATAAGAGTAGCAGTTACGACTGAGGGTAAGAGTGGCGTGACTGCTAGACATGCACTCCAAAAGATAGTAAAGCTGCTTGAAAACGACCGAGAGCTTGCAACTATGCTCGAGGCTCTCTGGTGGGCAAAGAGGTATATGAAGAGTGTTATACCCGATGGTAGAGCGAGGTTCCCGATATACTTCGAGATAGAGAGGGACCCCAGGTTTATGGAGGCTGTGCGGAGGGGTGACGTCGAGGAAGCAAAGCGTGTCGCAAAGGAGATTATAGACGCGCATGCAGCCGGGCGTAAACCGTAG
- a CDS encoding Nre family DNA repair protein produces the protein MPGGKVPAALCARCKGYKRLCGLPQCPILARFRAQVFAVAKITSGDVVEGDTPPSLVVGEEGYPRVPVLYQVPPGEQGDSAKWHDDPVDWAGKRVKLDVILELRSRLVGGVERLDVRQPWVLYEKEIGLAAVSETPVSSEVLLARRPVPRLVFDGMTAPQGPAAPAREIRVTGNPKPPRKIEKLVFDDAPAADGVWEAYRAGVDYYALIRAFSAGFIGRLRSRRLVPTRWAITAVDSIIGSRLRSLIATGNELGQVELYKAYYLGNRFIVILAPGPLRVEMIEVWHPSTPWVRSGGPVAIRVWERPSGQPSEMDGGFMAARLAILEALAARRRKGYALVIREILPEYYAPVGNWHIRETLRRALQGKPQATFSSINEALSEALRMVDAKKAVEAKLRLVRRGAAAQQTLDKWLKG, from the coding sequence TTGCCTGGGGGCAAGGTACCAGCAGCTCTGTGTGCACGTTGCAAGGGATACAAGCGGCTTTGCGGCCTGCCCCAGTGTCCCATCCTTGCCAGGTTTCGTGCCCAGGTATTCGCAGTTGCGAAGATAACTAGCGGCGATGTTGTCGAGGGTGACACTCCGCCCTCGTTGGTTGTAGGTGAGGAGGGTTACCCTAGGGTTCCCGTGCTGTACCAAGTGCCTCCGGGCGAGCAGGGGGACAGCGCAAAATGGCATGATGATCCGGTCGACTGGGCTGGAAAGCGCGTAAAGCTTGATGTTATTCTCGAGCTACGTTCGAGGCTCGTGGGTGGAGTCGAGAGACTCGATGTTAGACAGCCTTGGGTGCTCTACGAGAAGGAGATTGGCCTCGCCGCTGTATCCGAGACGCCAGTCTCATCGGAAGTACTGCTAGCAAGGCGGCCAGTTCCACGTCTCGTCTTTGACGGTATGACGGCGCCCCAGGGTCCTGCCGCTCCAGCACGCGAGATACGCGTGACTGGTAACCCTAAGCCCCCCAGGAAGATAGAGAAGCTGGTTTTCGATGATGCGCCTGCCGCTGATGGGGTGTGGGAGGCTTACCGGGCGGGTGTCGACTACTATGCGTTGATACGTGCGTTCTCCGCCGGGTTCATAGGTAGGTTGAGGTCACGGCGTCTAGTGCCGACAAGGTGGGCGATAACAGCTGTCGACAGCATAATCGGTTCCAGGCTTCGCTCGTTAATAGCCACCGGCAACGAACTAGGCCAGGTGGAGCTCTACAAGGCATACTATCTTGGAAACCGGTTTATCGTGATACTCGCCCCGGGCCCGTTGCGTGTAGAGATGATTGAGGTGTGGCACCCGTCTACTCCGTGGGTTAGGAGCGGCGGCCCGGTCGCGATACGCGTCTGGGAGCGTCCCTCCGGGCAACCTAGCGAGATGGATGGTGGCTTCATGGCTGCGCGTCTGGCTATCCTCGAGGCTCTTGCCGCTAGGCGTAGGAAGGGCTATGCTCTCGTTATACGCGAGATTCTCCCCGAGTATTATGCGCCGGTGGGCAACTGGCATATCCGTGAGACTCTGCGCCGCGCTCTACAGGGTAAACCCCAGGCTACCTTTTCTAGTATCAACGAGGCTCTGAGCGAGGCTCTTCGAATGGTTGATGCAAAGAAGGCGGTAGAGGCTAAGCTTAGGCTTGTTAGGAGGGGGGCGGCTGCGCAACAAACTCTCGACAAGTGGTTAAAAGGTTAG
- a CDS encoding thiolase family protein, producing MIDEKSVYIVSAVRTPIGKFGGVFANIPAPDLAAHAIRAAVERAGLAPKDVQAYVMGHVIQGGVGQHSARRAALLAGIPEKVNGFVVNMVCSSGMLAIWEAVRMIKLGEYDIVLAGGMESMSRAPIALPPEARWGLRHLITREAKLIDLMAHDGLTDSWNWKMMGVEADEVAWENNAPREELDMIAYESHMRAAKATDEGWFREEIVPVEVEIPKKGRVTVESDEGIRRDTSPEKLARLPPAFTPKGPHTAGNSSQLSDGAAALILASGKVVKELGLKPLAKVVGFAWVGIRPEKFVYGTVEAAKALLDKIGWKPEDVDFWEANEAFAINIWLFYRAFPQVPKERVNPHGGAIALGHPLGCTGARIVVTLIHALRRHGGKRGIATLCHGTGGGTALAVEIV from the coding sequence TTGATAGACGAGAAGAGCGTCTATATTGTGAGTGCTGTTAGGACCCCCATTGGTAAGTTCGGTGGCGTGTTCGCTAACATACCGGCACCCGACCTAGCTGCACATGCTATACGAGCGGCTGTAGAGAGGGCAGGGTTGGCACCAAAGGATGTGCAGGCCTATGTGATGGGTCACGTCATTCAAGGTGGTGTTGGACAGCATAGTGCTCGTAGAGCTGCTCTCCTGGCAGGCATACCGGAAAAGGTCAATGGTTTCGTCGTAAACATGGTGTGTAGCTCTGGTATGCTCGCGATATGGGAGGCAGTGCGAATGATCAAGCTCGGCGAGTATGACATTGTGCTGGCTGGCGGTATGGAGTCGATGAGTCGCGCCCCTATTGCACTACCGCCCGAGGCGCGGTGGGGTCTACGCCACCTGATAACCAGGGAGGCCAAGCTCATAGACCTCATGGCTCACGATGGTCTCACGGACTCCTGGAACTGGAAGATGATGGGTGTGGAGGCCGATGAAGTCGCATGGGAGAACAACGCGCCACGAGAAGAGCTGGACATGATAGCCTACGAGAGCCACATGAGGGCCGCGAAGGCCACCGACGAGGGATGGTTCCGCGAGGAGATAGTCCCAGTCGAGGTTGAGATACCCAAGAAGGGGCGTGTGACCGTCGAGAGCGATGAGGGTATCAGGAGGGATACCAGCCCGGAGAAGCTGGCCAGGCTACCTCCCGCCTTCACACCCAAGGGTCCACACACTGCAGGCAACTCCAGCCAGCTTAGCGATGGCGCAGCCGCCCTCATCCTGGCGAGCGGAAAGGTGGTGAAGGAGCTCGGCTTGAAGCCCCTCGCTAAAGTCGTAGGATTCGCGTGGGTAGGTATCCGCCCAGAGAAGTTCGTCTACGGGACTGTTGAGGCAGCAAAGGCGCTCCTCGACAAGATAGGCTGGAAGCCAGAGGATGTAGACTTCTGGGAGGCCAACGAGGCCTTCGCCATTAACATATGGCTGTTCTACCGTGCATTCCCCCAGGTGCCAAAGGAGCGCGTCAACCCGCACGGCGGCGCCATAGCACTGGGCCACCCGCTAGGCTGTACAGGCGCGAGGATAGTAGTGACGCTCATACACGCGCTGCGTAGACACGGCGGTAAGAGAGGCATAGCTACACTCTGTCACGGTACCGGCGGCGGCACTGCGCTCGCAGTAGAAATAGTCTAA
- the purE gene encoding 5-(carboxyamino)imidazole ribonucleotide mutase — protein MPCKARVAVIIGSERDREYGEKAVKLLQEHGIEVVFRVLSAHRNPKELDRFIEENDESIDVYIAMAGLAAHLPGYIASRTQKPVIGVPLPAGPLNGIDALLSIVQMPRGVPVATVGIGNAENAAHLALRILRLAGRCE, from the coding sequence TTGCCGTGTAAGGCTCGTGTTGCTGTGATAATCGGTAGTGAGCGGGACCGCGAGTATGGCGAGAAGGCAGTAAAGCTCCTGCAGGAGCACGGTATTGAGGTCGTGTTCAGGGTTCTGAGCGCACACCGTAACCCTAAGGAGCTCGACAGGTTCATCGAGGAGAACGATGAGAGCATAGACGTGTACATAGCGATGGCCGGGCTGGCTGCACACCTACCCGGATACATAGCATCTCGTACACAAAAGCCCGTGATAGGCGTCCCGCTGCCAGCCGGGCCGCTCAACGGGATCGACGCCCTACTCTCGATAGTCCAGATGCCTAGAGGCGTCCCAGTAGCAACGGTGGGCATAGGTAATGCGGAAAACGCGGCGCACCTAGCACTGAGGATACTGAGGCTTGCTGGTCGCTGCGAGTGA
- a CDS encoding phosphoribosylformylglycinamidine cyclo-ligase — translation MRYRDAGVDLDAHRAMHAVAARVLSGSRGAYTSSMLLDGTEITLHVDGVGTKTLVLEKLGRLDVAGWDCVVMNTNDVACDAFRPVALVDYVALPRSDESLFKPVLEGVARAAERLGIAVLGGETAILPGLAQGVDVVCTVLAVRDKRVENRAGIGDVLYGLPSNGLHANGFSLVRRLIEEKLGGDYHAVIDGVELAEELSKPVADYTGFLLEAWREGVITAAAHITGGAYTKLSRILPEGARAVLDMPRSPPIFELLLKLGVPVDEAYRVFNMGFGLVVAARPDPGVEDTLAMIAEKHGFSLVKLGRVEASEQREVVIRSPYVGEPLVYRV, via the coding sequence TTGCGTTATCGCGATGCTGGTGTTGACCTGGATGCACACCGCGCTATGCACGCTGTGGCGGCTAGGGTGCTGAGCGGGTCCCGGGGGGCGTACACGTCCAGTATGCTGCTGGACGGTACCGAGATAACACTACACGTTGATGGTGTTGGTACGAAGACCCTGGTGCTCGAGAAGCTTGGCAGGCTTGATGTCGCCGGGTGGGACTGCGTAGTCATGAACACTAATGATGTTGCTTGTGACGCCTTCCGTCCGGTAGCCCTAGTTGATTACGTGGCATTGCCGCGGAGCGACGAGAGCCTGTTCAAGCCCGTTCTTGAGGGTGTTGCGAGGGCCGCAGAGAGACTCGGTATTGCCGTGCTTGGCGGCGAGACTGCTATACTGCCGGGGCTGGCACAGGGCGTTGATGTAGTGTGTACTGTCCTGGCTGTTAGGGATAAGCGTGTGGAGAACCGGGCGGGTATAGGCGACGTGTTGTACGGTCTCCCTAGTAACGGGCTTCACGCGAACGGCTTTAGTCTTGTAAGGCGGCTCATCGAGGAGAAGCTCGGAGGAGACTACCACGCTGTCATAGATGGTGTCGAGCTTGCAGAGGAGCTCTCCAAGCCCGTTGCTGATTATACGGGCTTCTTGCTTGAAGCCTGGCGTGAAGGCGTCATCACAGCAGCTGCGCACATCACTGGCGGTGCATACACGAAACTCTCAAGGATACTCCCGGAGGGTGCGCGGGCTGTTCTTGACATGCCACGTTCGCCTCCAATCTTCGAGCTTCTCTTGAAGCTTGGTGTCCCGGTTGACGAGGCGTACCGCGTGTTCAACATGGGTTTTGGGCTTGTTGTCGCGGCTAGGCCCGATCCGGGCGTAGAGGATACACTTGCAATGATAGCTGAGAAGCACGGGTTTAGCCTTGTTAAGCTTGGCAGAGTGGAGGCGTCGGAACAGAGAGAGGTTGTGATACGCTCGCCGTACGTCGGCGAGCCGCTAGTGTACCGTGTTTAG